DNA sequence from the Gaiellales bacterium genome:
ACGATCGCCTCGATGATCGAGCGCGAGGCCCGCGTGCCGGGCGACCGGGCCAAGGTGTCGGCGGTCGTCTACAACCGCCTGCACGCCGGGATGGACCTCGGGATCGACGCGACCATCCTCTACCACCTGGGGTCGTGGACGGCCACGATCCACCAGTCCGACATCGACTCGCTGGAGCCATACAACACCCGCAAGCACGCGGGTCTGCCGCCGACGCCCATCTGCAGCCCCGGACTGGCCGCTCTTCAGGCGGCCGCGCACCCGGCGCACGCGGACTACATCTACTACGTCGCGGTCCCGGGCAAGGCCGCCCAGTACTTCACGGACAGCTACGCCAAGTTCGTGGCGCATGGCGGCTGATCCGGGCCGCCGCCTGGCGGCCGTGATCGGCCACCCGGTGGCGCACTCGCGGTCGCCGGCGATGCACACGGCCGCCTACGCGGCGCTCGGGCTCGATCGCGAGTACGTGGCGATCGACGTCGAGCCGGCGGTGCTCGACCTGTTCATCGGGACGCTCCACGCAGACGGGTTCGCGGGCGTGAACGTCACGATCCCCCACAAGCAGGCCGTGATCGAGCTCTGCGACGAGCTGTCCGACGAGGCCCGCCGGGCCGGGTCCGTGAACACCGTGCTCGTGCGCGACGGCGGCCTGCGCGGCGAGACGACCGACGGCGCCGGGCTCCTGTGGGCGCTCGGCGAGGTCGAGCCGGCCGACGCGCTCGTGCTCGGCGCGGGCGGCGCGGCCCGGGCCGCGGTGACGGCGCTCGCCGACGCCGGATGGAGCGTCGCGGTCAGCGCGCGCCGGCGCGAGGGTGCGGCGGCGCTGGGGGTGGGGGTCGAGCCCTGGCCGCCGCAGAGGGGCGCACGGCTGGTGGTCAACGCAACGCCGTTGGGTCAGCAGGAACCGGGGACAGTCCCCATCCCCGCCGGGCTCATCACGCCCGACACGGTCGTCTGCGATCTCGCCTACCGCGGCGACCTGACGCCGACGCCGCTCATCCAGGCGGCGGTCGCCCGCGGCGCCCGCGCGGTCGACGGGCTCGACGTCCTGGTCGGCCAGGGCATCGTCGCGTTCGAGCTCCTGACCGGCGTGCCCGCGCCGGTCGACGTCATGCGCGCCGCCGCGTGGGGTCGAACGCCGCCGGATCGGTGAACGGCGACCGCCCGAGCACGAGCTCGGCCGCGAGCCGGGCCGAGCCGCCGCCGGTGAGGATGCCCTCGCTGCCGTGGCCCGCGCAGACGACGGTGTGCTCGTCCAGCCGGCTGATGTAGGGGAGGCCGTCCTCGGAGAAGGGCCGTAGGCCCGTCCACGTGGCCGTCACCTCCCGGCCGGCCAGGGCCGGGATCAGCTCGCACGCGTGGAGCGCGTTCTGGCGCAACGCATCCGTGCTCTCCGGCCCCTCGTGCAGGGCGGCCGAGCGAGACGCGCCGACCAGCACGGAGCCGTCCGCGTTCTGGTGGATCCCGAGCGCATGGGCGGCGTCGGCGCCGTCGCGGGCGAGGGTGCCCAGGGCGAGTCGCTCGAGGCTCACGGGATACGCGGGCCTCGGGTCAGGCGTCGGCTCGTAGGCGGCCTCGTGGATCGCGTGGCGCAGGATCGGCGGGCCCGGGGCGAGCAGCGCCAGCCAGCCGCGCACGGGCCGGATCGGGATGTCGGCTCCGAGGGCGTTCATCAGCCTCCGCGTCCACGCGCCGGCGGCGACGAGCACCTGGCCCGCCGCGATGCGCCCCGCGTCGGTGACGACGGCGCCCTTGCCCAGCAGCTTCACCTCGACGTGGGTGCGGATGTCTGCGCCCGCCTTCGCGGCAGCTTCCGCGGCCGAGGCCGCGAGCGCGCCGGGGTCGGTGCGCCGGCCCTCGGCGATCAGGAGCCCGCCCGCCATCCCCTCGGCCAGGGCCGGCTCGGCCTCCGCGACGCCGTCGCCGTCGAGCATGTGGCCGGCCACCGGCGCGCCCGAGAGGCCGCGGAGCTGGCCGTCATGCCGGGCCAGGAGCAGCGTCCCGATCGGCTCGTCCCGGTCGAAGCAGAACTCCGCCCCGTCGTCGTGCAGGCGCCCGTACATCGCGATGCTCTCCTGCCACAGGGGCACGAGCTCGGCGTGGTCGGGCGGGAGCACGAGGCCCTGGCTCTTCGACGTCGCGCCGGACGCGAGCGCACCCCGCTCGAGCAGCGTCACCTCGGCGCCCGCCTGCGCGAGCTGCAAGGCCGCCATCGTCCCGACGACCCCTCCCCCGATGACGACGACGTCGGGCATCCGGCGGGAGCCTACAGTCCCGCGGGGTTCGCGCCGATAACGGCCCCATGGAGTT
Encoded proteins:
- a CDS encoding shikimate dehydrogenase, coding for MAADPGRRLAAVIGHPVAHSRSPAMHTAAYAALGLDREYVAIDVEPAVLDLFIGTLHADGFAGVNVTIPHKQAVIELCDELSDEARRAGSVNTVLVRDGGLRGETTDGAGLLWALGEVEPADALVLGAGGAARAAVTALADAGWSVAVSARRREGAAALGVGVEPWPPQRGARLVVNATPLGQQEPGTVPIPAGLITPDTVVCDLAYRGDLTPTPLIQAAVARGARAVDGLDVLVGQGIVAFELLTGVPAPVDVMRAAAWGRTPPDR
- a CDS encoding FAD-dependent oxidoreductase is translated as MPDVVVIGGGVVGTMAALQLAQAGAEVTLLERGALASGATSKSQGLVLPPDHAELVPLWQESIAMYGRLHDDGAEFCFDRDEPIGTLLLARHDGQLRGLSGAPVAGHMLDGDGVAEAEPALAEGMAGGLLIAEGRRTDPGALAASAAEAAAKAGADIRTHVEVKLLGKGAVVTDAGRIAAGQVLVAAGAWTRRLMNALGADIPIRPVRGWLALLAPGPPILRHAIHEAAYEPTPDPRPAYPVSLERLALGTLARDGADAAHALGIHQNADGSVLVGASRSAALHEGPESTDALRQNALHACELIPALAGREVTATWTGLRPFSEDGLPYISRLDEHTVVCAGHGSEGILTGGGSARLAAELVLGRSPFTDPAAFDPTRRRA